The sequence below is a genomic window from Synechococcus sp. PCC 7335.
TCGCCTTGGATGTGTTCGAATCCAGCAAGTCCTCCTATTCCCGAAGCCGTTTCGTTGGGAATAGCAAACCAGCTAACCAACATTCTTAGAGACGTAGGCGAAGACGCCAGAAGGGGCCGCATCTACTTGCCGCTAGAAGATTTAGAACTATTTGACTACACCCAAGAAGATCTCTTGAAAGGGGTGATAGATGATCGATGGCGAGCGCTCATGCGATTTCAGATCCAAAGAGCACTTAAGTACTATCAAGAGGCAGAAAGTGGAATCAGCCGTCTACATCCAGATGCTCGCTGGCCTGTGTGGACGGCCTTAATGCTATACAGAAAAATTTTGGACGTTATCGTCGAGAATGATTACGACGTCTTTAATCGCCGTGCATACGTCTCTAAGGCTCGCAAGCTACTCTACCTACCTCAGGCGCTGGTGCGATCGCAGATCTCTTGAGAAGACAAGTAAGATAACAAGTTGCTACGAAGAAAAGACAGCGCTGTCATGCGTACAGTCTGTCTTTACTATAAAATCAGCTATTCCTTACTATAGAGTTAGCTATATAGTCGCTTAAGAGCTACATAGCAGCTATCTCGTACTATTTCACCTTATTGCAGCGCAGCAGCGTGGATGAACCACCAGCAGGTGACCCACCAAGAGAAACAGCAAGCTGAACGACTCGCAGTGCCTATATGGCTATCGAACAAGCCTAAAGAGCACTGCAAATCAAAGCCACCACTAATGAACTTGCTAAAGCTATAGCGGGTGCTTAAGAAGCAGTTGTCTGTGCGGCTAGCATTTCTTTGAGCTTAGCTAAGTCCTGTGCCCAACGAGGATCAGGGCCAGCATCAGCAGTTTGACTTTCCGCCACCACGACGTTGTTACCACCGCGTTTGCCACCGCTTTTCTTCTGACGACGCTGAGGGCTATTCTCACCGCGAGAACCTTCGGTTTCTTTTTCTGTGCGTGGCATTGCCTTTTCCACTTTCAAGGTGGCATCTTGCAAAGTAAACCCGTTGTACTTCTCAACAAGCGCATCTGCTGTCGTATCGTCTTTAGCCGTCACAAAGCCGAATCCGCGACATTTACCGGTCTTACGATCTGAGATCAGCTTAACTGAAACCAGATTGTCACTATCTTCAGTGAAAATAGCCTCGAATTCTTCGCGCTCAAGGCTCCGTGGCAAGTTGCCAAAGTACAAACGAACTGACATGTGAGTATAACCCTCTAACTCTTTTAACTTTTTAAAAAACTTTCATTCAATAGATAAGCTTTACAACCACCGCAAAGCAGGGTCGAACCACCGCAAAGCAGGGTCGTCAGTACACTTAGCTAGTACAAACATGGGGCCAGCAGAAACATGGGAGACCCTTTTTATCACACTGTTTGTTTCCAAAAGAGCAGCTATCTCTCTGAGTCAACCGCTCAAAGCTCCTAAAGAAACCTTCGCTTTGACTGCTGCGAAAGCCTAAAAAACCGCCTAAACGCAATATGAAAAGACCAGCCTCTATCTAGAATGCAATTACAACTCAACAGAAGTAGCCAAGCTCCTGTTCTCGATGCAGCCATAGCGTAAATTCTGCTGCTCATCCTTTGGTTTTTTGACAGCTGATTTTCCAAACAGTTGCCTGATCAAGAGTAGAGCTAGCATGTAAGCTACGTAGCTAGTTTCTTACTTAGCCATTATTAAAATATCACGATGTCAGGTACCGAACCAATTTATCAAGATAACTTACAGCCTCGGTGAGATAAGGGCTTACGGCAGAACGCCTCTATTTTCATGAGCATTTCGTTCTCAGAAATAGAATAAAAGTAGTCTCAATGCTTATTTCGCTAGAAGCTAAAGAGCTAACTCCATCTAGGTCAGGTTTGGTCAATTGCAATATATAGCTATCTGCACTCTGCGCGATTACTTGGGTGGGTAGACAATAAACAGCCAGCCGTTAAATAAACGACTGGCCTAGTTGCTGTGTTGAGAGTAGGAGAACCCGTGCCTAACACCAGATGTGCGCGATCTCTAGACCGCTTACTCACCTAGTCAATAGACAAAACAAGCTCTTGCGAACGAATGTAGCACTCTTTGCCTAGTGTTCGCAACATTTCTTTATATTGGTGTCGTCTGATCGACGTACGCCGTGGTAACACAGCTTTATCAAAAGCTTCGCTTCTGCATGGGTGTGGCACTACTTTGTAGCTAATGACCTTGTAGTAAAAGCCACAGTCCTAATCCAGTAGTGGTGGTGGCAAGGAGAAGTGAATAGATTGGATGGGCAGCCTGAAGCATCCTATTATTGCTTAACCTAATCTGATGAATATCGACCCAGGGCTGAATACCTCGGCGAAACCAGCCTGTAACCTGTACCGACTCGCCTTTGGTCATCCAGAAAGATTTTGGTCTGTTCAGGAGGTTACCTAAGGGTCCGATTGAAGAAAAAAAATGGAGTTTGACTAAGCCGCAAGATGTCTGTATACAAAGGTCTTGGCCAAGCCAGTTAGCCAGGCCGGGCCTACTTCGCAAAGTGCCGGTAAGCCTGACTGGCAGACTATCTATGGGCAAAAGCTTAGGGTGAGATATCCAATTGGATACGGGATGGCTAGAAAGGGAACAACCCGCGGATGAATGGCCAGAGGCTATTGAAGAAAGCTCTCTAGAAGAAGGTAAGTCTGGGAAGAAACGATTAATCCGCAGGAGGATGCCTACTCCAGTTCCTATTAGCAAACAGCATTGGAAAAGACCAGTGTCTTGATACATCCAATCGAGTACCGGCCATTTAAGCGCATAGGCGATCGCGCCAATTCCCCAAAGCACTATGCCCGTGACTAGCCCTAATACTAGCCCGCAGTATGGCGTTCCCTGCTTGAAAAGTCTTTTCCACGCTTGCTTTGATAGTGCATGCCGTTTGCGATAGGAATTGTCGAACGAGATCTCTGGTGTGAGTTTCCAGTGTTTGGCATAGGCGGTGAGTGTGCATAGGCGATCGCCTAGCGGTGGCTGCGAATTCAAAAAGCCCATCCAGTTTCGTAATGGGTTTTTGGTATCCCAGGCAAATAAGTCAGCTAGAGGAAGATGACCATATAGGTGCTGCCTAAAGAGATCGGCACAAACAGGCATCAGTAAAGATAGGCTTTCGATCCAACTTGGCGTATAGCCTTGCTGCTCTATAGCATCAGCTAAACCAAAAGAGAGTTTGGTAAGTGCTCTAATTAGACCATTAGGATTACCAGTAATTTCGGTAGCAAAGCGATCGCCATAATAAGTTCGTACCCTAGCTAACCATAGCCCTGGCACACGCACTAGCCAAAAGAGTGCATAGCTCACATTGGCAATCGTCCCGGCTACCCACCTTAGCAACAGGCCGCGTTTGTTTCCCCACAGGGCTAGCTGCCAATACGTCTGATGAAGGATCTGCAGTAGCAGAGCGTGAACGGTGAGTAGCGGCCAGTGCCCGCTTTTCCAATGAGATAGCTCGTAGGCAAATAAAGTGGCAAGCTCATCTTTTTCTAGGGTAGAGAGCAATCCGTCTGAGACGACTAACCTCGCATTGCGAGGTAGCCAACCGTAAGAGAAAATCAGCGGAATAGTTGTCGGCAGCTTCCACAAGCGCGGCAGCTTCCACCGACGCTGCCGACAGTATTGACTGATTAGGCGAGCAGCTTCGGGCGAGTAAGTGCGTAGCTGACTAACCAATAGCGGTTGACTATCTGCGTAGCAACGTAAATAGAGATCCCATAGCCATGGAGAAGCAATCGTAATCGCGAACAAAACAATGAGCAAAGGCCAAGTGATCTCCTCAAAGAGGTCAGGCAGCTGCCAGACGCCGAATGGTAGTCTCTCGTCGAGGAATGATAGACAGCTATTAAGGAGTGCTGCAGCTCTATGAATAAGAAAGCGTAGGAGAAAGTAGAGAGCGATCGCACTTCCAAGTTGAGCTATCCATAGCTGTG
It includes:
- a CDS encoding zinc metalloprotease HtpX, with the protein product MTAFMPASATDLEKVFQMGIAAYQKGDYEQATSLFVRLTKMGSRTYYTKANLGLVRVYIAQKQWTKAKALCQRIIQTTSMPAARKWSELALININRQIDRQLAIQMATSDDASKPECSSCELKSGFQPIASDSQAVNSNSSAVEGAVGPTSSTKMPPSPLDETIEPTVSSATVVEAPNVEAPNAETPNRVSMFHYAYLNNEIMQEVDQTEVTGELNPTKDCLWIYAGRLDKGRSLGRIKQSQLWIAQLGSAIALYFLLRFLIHRAAALLNSCLSFLDERLPFGVWQLPDLFEEITWPLLIVLFAITIASPWLWDLYLRCYADSQPLLVSQLRTYSPEAARLISQYCRQRRWKLPRLWKLPTTIPLIFSYGWLPRNARLVVSDGLLSTLEKDELATLFAYELSHWKSGHWPLLTVHALLLQILHQTYWQLALWGNKRGLLLRWVAGTIANVSYALFWLVRVPGLWLARVRTYYGDRFATEITGNPNGLIRALTKLSFGLADAIEQQGYTPSWIESLSLLMPVCADLFRQHLYGHLPLADLFAWDTKNPLRNWMGFLNSQPPLGDRLCTLTAYAKHWKLTPEISFDNSYRKRHALSKQAWKRLFKQGTPYCGLVLGLVTGIVLWGIGAIAYALKWPVLDWMYQDTGLFQCCLLIGTGVGILLRINRFFPDLPSSRELSSIASGHSSAGCSLSSHPVSNWISHPKLLPIDSLPVRLTGTLRSRPGLANWLGQDLCIQTSCGLVKLHFFSSIGPLGNLLNRPKSFWMTKGESVQVTGWFRRGIQPWVDIHQIRLSNNRMLQAAHPIYSLLLATTTTGLGLWLLLQGH
- a CDS encoding RNA-binding protein, translating into MSVRLYFGNLPRSLEREEFEAIFTEDSDNLVSVKLISDRKTGKCRGFGFVTAKDDTTADALVEKYNGFTLQDATLKVEKAMPRTEKETEGSRGENSPQRRQKKSGGKRGGNNVVVAESQTADAGPDPRWAQDLAKLKEMLAAQTTAS